One window of the Salvelinus fontinalis isolate EN_2023a chromosome 2, ASM2944872v1, whole genome shotgun sequence genome contains the following:
- the LOC129833314 gene encoding NLR family CARD domain-containing protein 3-like — protein sequence MDDSLERAIVNHKDSLTRRYECVIEGMEKAGNQTPLNRIYTELYITEGESEGVNNEHEVWQLETASRTPTSHDTAIHCNDIFKPLPGQERSIRTVLTKGVAGIGKTVSVQKFILDWAEGKANQDVNIIFLLPFRELNLIKDLQYSLLRLLNVFHTELDIGNAKKLTACKAMFILDGLDESRFPLDFQHIEMMSDVTQASSVDVLLTNLIKGNLLPSALLWITTRPAAANQIPSGCVDQVTEVRGFNDPQKEEYFRKRFSDEDLASRIISHIKTSRSLHIMCHIPVFCWISAIVLEHILSTDKRREMPTTLTEMSIHFLLIQTSLKNQKYHGRDEMDQEELMESDKEILLKLGKLAFENLEKGNLMFYEEDLKECGIDVKEASVYSGLCTQIFKEESVLFQRVVYCFIHLSIQEFLSAVYMYHCYTTKNMDELKPFLKRKSRAASEELTLHDLLKSAVDKALESKNGHLDLFVRFLHGMSLESNQKLLRGLVTQTESSPESVQKTIRSLKVMQRKNISPERCINLFHCLIEMKDHSVQEEIQEYLRSEDRSKNLTLAHCSALAYMLQISEEVLDVFDLKEYKTSQEGRRRLLPAVRHCRKALLTGCKLTDTSCEVLLSALSSNSSHLRELDLSNNDLNDSGVKLLSAGLGNPHCKLETLRLSGCLVTEEGCASLVSALKLNPTHLRELDLTNNDLKDSGVKLLSAGLGNPHCKLETLRLSGCLVTEEGCASLVSALKLNPTHLRELDLSNNDLKDSGVKLLSAGLGNPHCKLEILRLSGCLVTEEGCASLVSALRSNPSHLRELDLSYNHPGDSGVRLLSAGLEDPHCRLEKLNVEHGGENRMKPGPRKYGCDLTLDPNTVNRLLSLSEENRKVTCRREEQPYPDHPERFQDHKQVLCREGLTGRSYWEAEWSGSMALIGVTYKGISRRGWRNDCDIGYNDKSWSLNCSGNSYSAWHNNNHTTIAVPSSSSHRVGVYLDWPAGTLSFYRVSSDTLTHLYTFHTTFTEPLYPGFYVWYNTSVSLCQVVPVSNTT from the exons A TGGATGACAGCCTGGAGAGAGCCATAGTAAACCACAAAGACAGTCTGACAAGGAGGTATGAATGTGTGATAGAAGGTATGGAAAAAGCAGGGAATCAAACTCCCCTCAACAGGAtttacacagagctctacatcacagaaggagagagtgaaggggttAACAATGAACATGAGGTGTGGCAGCTAGAGACAGCATCCAGGACACCAACCTCACATGACACAGCAATCCACTGCAATGACATCTTTAAACCCTTACCTGGCCAAGAGAGAAGCATCAGAACCGTGCTGACGAAGGGCGTCGCTGGCATCGGAAAAACtgtctctgtgcagaagttcatcCTAGACTGGGCTGAAGGGAAGGCAAACCAAGATGTCAATATCATATTTCTGCTTCCTTTCCGGGAGCTGAACTTGATCAAAGATCTCCAGTACAGTCTTCTCAGACTTTTAAATGTGTTCCACACAGAACTAGACATAGGCAATGCAAAGAAACTCACTGCCTGTAAAGCTATGTTCATCTTGGATGGTTTGGATGAAAGCAGATTTCCATTGGATTTCCAGCATATTGAAATGATGTCTGATGTCACACAGGCATCGTCTGTTGATGTTCTGCTGACAAACCTCATCaagggaaatctgcttccctctgctctcctctggataactactcgacctgcagcagccaatcagatcccttcagggtgtgttgaccaggtgacagaggtacgagggttcaacgacccacagaaggaggagtacttcaggaagagattcagtgatgaggatctggccagcagaatcatctcacacataaagacatcaaggagcctccacattatgtgccacattccagtcttctgttggatttctgcaatAGTCCTTGAACACATATTGAGtacagacaagaggagagagatgccCACGACTCTGACTGAGATGTCCATACACTTCCTGCTCATTCAGACCAGCCTGAAGAACCAGAAGTATCATGGAAGAGATGAGATGGATCAAGAGGAGCTCATGGAGTCAGATAAGGAAATTCTTCTAAAGCTGGGTAAGCTGGCATTTGAGAATCTGGAGAAGGGTAATCTCATGTTCTATGAAGAAGACCTGAAAGAGTGTGGCATTGATGTCAAAGAagcctcagtgtactcaggattgtgcacacaAATCTTTAAAGAAGAGTCTGTGTTATTTCAGAGAGTGGTGTACTGCTTTattcatctgagcattcaggagtttctcTCAGCTGTCTACATGTACCATTGTTACACAACCAAGAACATGGATGAACTGAAGCCCTTCCTCAAGAGAAAGTCTAGAGCCGCGTCTGAAGAGCTAACCTTGCATGACCTGCTGAAGAGTGCTGTGGATAAAGCCTTGGAGAGTAAGAATGGACACCTGGACCTTTTTGTCCGCTTCCTTCATGGCATgtcactggagtccaatcagaaaCTCCTACGAGGTCTGGTGACACAGACAGAAAGCAGTCCAGAGAGCGTCCAGAAAACGATCCGATCCCTTAAGGTGATGCAGAGGAAGAACATCTCCCCTGAGAGGTGCATCAATCTCTTCCACTGTCTGATAGAGATGAAAGACCATTCAGTACAGGAGGAAATCCAAGAGTACTTGAGGTCAGAGGACAGATCCAAAAACCTCACACTTGCTCACTGTTCAGCGTTGGCCTACATGCTGCAGATATCAGAGGAGGTTctggatgtgtttgacctgaagGAATACAAGACATCACAGGAGGGTCGCAGGAGACTGCTCCCAGCTGTGAGGCACTGCAGGAAAGCTCT ACTCACTGGCTGTAAACTCACAGACACGTCCTGTGAAGTGTTGCTCTCAGCTCTCAGTTCAAActcctcacacctgagagagctggatctgagtaacaatgacctgaacgattcaggagtgaagctcctctctgctggactggggaatccccactgtaaactggagactctgag actgtcaggctgtctagtcacagaggaaggctgtgcttctctggtctcagctctgaagtTAAACCccacacacctgagagagctggatctgactaacaatgacctgaaggattcaggagtgaagctcctctctgctggactggggaatccccactgtaaactggagactctgag actgtcaggctgtctagtcacagaggaaggctgtgcttctctggtctcagctctgaagtTAAACCccacacacctgagagagctggatctgagtaacaatgacctgaaggattcaggagtgaagctgctctctgctggactggggaatccccactgtaaactggagattctgag actgtcaggctgtctagtcacagaggaaggctgtgcttctctggtctcagctctgaggtcaaacccctcacacctgagagaactggacctgagctacaatcacccaggagactcaggagtcagactgctctctgctggactggaggatccacactgcagactggagaaactcaa tgtggaacatggtggagagaacagaATGAAACCTGGGCCTAGAAAAT atggttgtgatctcacactggacccaaacacagtaaacagactcctctctctgtctgaggagaacagaaaggtgacgtgtaggagagaggagcagccatatcctgatcacccagagagatttcAGGACCATAaacaggtgctgtgtagagagggtctgactgggcgcAGTTACTGGGAG GCAGAGTGGAGTGGGAGTATGGCTCTtataggagtgacatataaaggaatcagcaggaGAGGATGGCGCAATGACTGTGATATTGGATacaatgacaagtcctggagtctgAATTGCTCTGGCAACAGTTACTCTGCCTGGCACAATAATAATCACACTACCATAGCCGttccctcctccagctcccacagagtaggagtgtatctggactggccagccggcactctgtccttctacagagtctcctctgacacactgacccacctgtACACATTCCACaccacattcactgagcccctATATCCAGGGTTTTATGTTTGGTATAACACGTCAGTGTCCCTGTGTCAGGTGGTCCCTGTGTCAAACACAACATGA